TCCAATGTTCTTTATTGCGTGGGATGTGTTTGGGAATATCTTAAGGAGCTCAGGGCTCTTCTCATCAAGTATTATCTCCTTTCTTTCGCCTGTTTCATTGTCCTCAAGAACTATAAGCGCCTTTCCCTTAATCACGCAGTACCATTCAAGCTTTCTCTTATGGTAGTGGTTGCCTTTTACAACCCCTTCCTTTGCAGCAGTTATCCCGAACTGCCCAAATCTCTTCCTGTCATTCTCAGAAAGGTCATCGTCTCTCAGGATTTCAGAGAACCATCCGCGCTCATCTTCCTTCTTTTCAATCTTCTTTTGCTCAAACTGCATATTGCGCACCTGAAACTCTCATTTTATTCAATTGCTGATGGTGAATGAGTTTTTAAATTCTTTCTCAATAATCTTCATGCTTTTTATTGAGTCCTCTACAGAATGCATCTTCCGGGAAAGCGCCTTTTCTATCTTTGAAACATCCAATGAGACGTTTTTTGGGCGGTTTGCCTTTCTTTTGCCTATGACTTTCTCAAGAGCACCTGTGTCAACCTCTTTTATCAGGGAAGAATCGAGATTGAAAACCTATTCCACAAAGCTCTTCTTGCTCTCAATGTTCCATCCAAAAAGCGATGTCCTTATTATCAGAAAATCATCAAGAGTTTTTGACACATTAAGTTCGCCTTCATATTTTGTCTTTGCATAAACATTTATCGGCGAGGGAATGTCTTTTTCAGAATAATTTCCCCTTTTCCCGTCAAATATGTAGTCAGTTGAGATGTAAACCATTTTTATCCTGTGCTCGCGGCAGATTTTAGCGATGTTTTCAGTTGCCTCTGCATTGATTTTTTCTGCAAGAATGGGATTTTCCTCGCACAAATCAACATTTGTGATTGCTGCTGCGTGAATCAGAAAATCCGGCTTTGCACCTGAGATTATGCGCTCAGATTCCTGGTAATCAGAAAGCTCAATCTTTACAAATTCTGCATTTGCAAAACTCACAGGAAATGAATTGTAGGATGCAGTAATCTCATATGATTTTCCCAATTCAAAACAGAGGGCTGAGCCAAGCATCCCGCTTCCGCCTGTTATAAAAAGCTTATATTTTTTCATCGTCTTTGAAGAAATGCTCATCCTTTCTCAAAAGCGCCTTAAGCTCTTCCTTTGTCAGGCGCTTTGCAGTGTCAGAAGAGAACCTGAAAACATCCTTGTTTGAATAATGAGGGTATTTTTCTTCAATCTCCTTTATCTCTATCTGCGGAAGGATTATGTAATAGCCGTCTCTTTTTATTGTCCGCAGAGATTCAGTTGGAGAAATAAGGGTTTCATGAATCTTCTCGCCGGGCCTCATGCCCACCTTTTTTATCTCCCTGTTCTTTGAGTGGAATTCCTCTATCATCGCCTCTGCAAGGTCTTTGACTTTGTGGCTTGGAAGTTCAAGTATGAAAATTTCACCGCCAACCATAAGCTCAGTTGCCTTGAAGACAAGCTCTATCGCCTGGTCAAGAACCAGTATGAACCTTGTCATCCTGTCATCAGTTATT
The sequence above is drawn from the Candidatus Woesearchaeota archaeon genome and encodes:
- a CDS encoding WxcM-like domain-containing protein, encoding MQFEQKKIEKKEDERGWFSEILRDDDLSENDRKRFGQFGITAAKEGVVKGNHYHKRKLEWYCVIKGKALIVLEDNETGERKEIILDEKSPELLKIFPNTSHAIKNIGTGIMLLLIYTNEPFNKEDPDTYKSEIKI
- a CDS encoding SDR family oxidoreductase, which translates into the protein MSISSKTMKKYKLFITGGSGMLGSALCFELGKSYEITASYNSFPVSFANAEFVKIELSDYQESERIISGAKPDFLIHAAAITNVDLCEENPILAEKINAEATENIAKICREHRIKMVYISTDYIFDGKRGNYSEKDIPSPINVYAKTKYEGELNVSKTLDDFLIIRTSLFGWNIESKKSFVE